Proteins from one Phalacrocorax carbo chromosome 19, bPhaCar2.1, whole genome shotgun sequence genomic window:
- the LOC135316285 gene encoding uncharacterized protein LOC135316285: MPAGCCRLCPKVSPHAAGVPEDTGTSIPSVMATILRALLGPTVGQLFLNSMERMLDTSWQWLNRYLPLGERQWTGLQRSQIWPHLLSTAASFPSAPSLATPGAEPWPWCSSSGRSGWTHPHLQHILNVMKTVQQGLEELLCNSQAMWAHRNQAQAAPCPHSACPSTQVRPVEGCRTPMLPAGRVLAVRQMLAQRLQDTLVPLWAWVAQLPALLQQAAW; encoded by the exons ATGCCAGCAG gctgctgcaggctcTGCCCCAAGGTCTCCCCCCACGCAGCTGGGGTCCCTGAGGACACTGGTACCAGCATCCCCTCGGTCATGGCCACCATCCTCCGTGCCCTGCTGGGCCCCACAGTGGGGCAGCTCTTCCTCAACAGCATGGAGCGGATGCTGGATACATCCTGGCAGTGGCTGAACCGTTACCTGCCCCTGGgcgagaggcag TGGACggggctgcagaggagccaGATTTGGCCTCACCTCTTGAGCACAGCAGCCTCCTTCCCCTCGGCTCCCTCTCTGGCAACGCCAGGCGCTGAGCCATGGCCCTggtgcagcagctctggcagaAGTGGCTGGACACACCCCCACCTCCAGCACATCCTCAATGTG ATGAAGACTGTGCAGCAAGGCTTggaagagctgctctgcaaCAGCCAGGCAATGTGGGCTCACAGGAACCAAGCGcaggcagccccctgcccacacTCTGCCTGTCCCAGCACCCAGGTGAGGCCGGTGGAGGGGTGCAGGACCCCCATGCTGCCAGCGGGGCGGGTGCTGGCTGTGAGGCAGATGCTGGCACAGCGGCTGCAGGACACCTTGGTGCCGCTGTGGGCTTGGGTCGcgcagctgccagccctgctgcagcaggcagcatgGTGA
- the LOC135316282 gene encoding perilipin-3-like isoform X2: MVQPKAEEQQSIGMRVANLPLVSSAYDMVSTAYTSTKESHPYVKSVCDAAEKGVKTLTAVAVSRAQPMLTKLEPQISTANEYACKGLDKLEEKLPILQQPTEKLILDTKQLVTSTVTGAKDVLTSTVAGAKDVVTSRVMGVMDMTKGAVQGSVELTKSAVSSGISTVMGSTVGQMVVSGMGSVLEKSEELVDHYLPMTDEELAKLATAVEGFETEQQKQQQSYFVHLGSLSAKLRHRALQHSLGKLQNASSSSQEVLAQLQCTLDLVENLKQGMDQKLQGGQEKLQQMWLEWSKKQPGGGKDLMPPETVESGTLALLQGLTQQLQSSCQPLVSSLQGLPASIQDTAGQVWQNVEELRAALTSAASLQDVTGSVLAQARACATKARQLMDELVEHVAHNTPLTWLVGPFAPSGQRLVDLEMQ; the protein is encoded by the exons ATGGTGCAGCCcaaggcagaggagcagcag AGCATTGGGATGCGCGTGGCCAACCTGCCCCTGGTGAGCTCTGCCTATGACATGGTCTCCACCGCCTACACCTCCACCAAGGAGAGCCACCCCTACGTCAAGTCCGTCTGCGACGCCGCTGAAAAGGGGGTGAAGACACTGACGGCGGTGGCGGTCAGCAGGGCCCAGCCCATGCTCACCAAGCTGGAGCCACAGa TTTCCACCGCCAATGAATACGCCTGCAAAGGGCTGGATAAGCTGGAGGAGAAGCTGCCCATCCTGCAGCAGCCTACAGAGAAG CTCATCTTGGACACCAAGCAGCTGGTGACATCCACGGTGACGGGGGCCAAGGATGTCCTGACCAGCACTGTGGCTGGGGCCAAGGACGTGGTGACCAGCCGGGTGATGGGTGTGATGGACATGACCAAAGGGGCCGTGCAGGGCAGTGTGGAGCTGACCAAGTCAGCAGTGAGCAGCGGCATCAGCACTGTCATGGGCTCGACTGTGGGCCAAATGGTGGTGAGTGGGATGGGCTCCGTGCTGGAGAAGTCAGAGGAACTGGTGGACCATTACCTGCCCATGACGGATGAGGAGCTGG CTAAGCTGGCCACAGCCGTGGAGGGCTTCgaaacagagcagcagaagcagcagcagagctactTCGTGCACCTGGGCTCCCTCTCGGCCAAGCTGCGGCACCGAGCCCTCCAGCACTCGCTGGGCAAGCTGCAgaatgccagcagcagcagccaggaggtGCTGGCCCAGCTCCAGTGCACCCTCGACCTG GTGGAGAACCTCAAGCAGGGCATGGACCAGAagctgcagggagggcaggagaagctgcagcagaTGTGGCTGGAGTGGAGCAAGAAGCAACCAGGTGGAGGCAAGGACCTGATGCCACCAGAG ACGGTGGAGTCGGGCACgctggccctgctgcagggcttgACACAGCAGCTCCAGAGCTCCTGCCAGCCCTTGGTGTCCAGCCTCCAGGGCCTCCCTGCCAGCATCCAGGACACGGCGGGGCAGGTCTGGCAAAACGTGGAGGAGCTACGGGCAGCCCTCACCTCCGCCGCCTCCCTCCAGGACGTGACGGGCAGCGTGCTGGCCCAAGCCCGTGCTTGTGCCACCAAAGCTCGCCAGCTGATGGACGAGCTGGTGGAGCACGTGGCCCACAACACCCCCCTGACCTGGCTGGTGGGACCCTTCGCCCCCTCGGGCCAGCGCCTGGTGGACCTGGAGATGCAGTAG
- the LOC135316282 gene encoding perilipin-3-like isoform X1 — MGRVLPAGWRWGAGVKGAGGVPGRLDCEPQPCGSELRPGYHRCVPQQGWAWGIPNIAGAAWPQHPVGWHQVPQTVRPPPATGTHWDQSDLHWEHTAVASSEPGMVQPKAEEQQSIGMRVANLPLVSSAYDMVSTAYTSTKESHPYVKSVCDAAEKGVKTLTAVAVSRAQPMLTKLEPQISTANEYACKGLDKLEEKLPILQQPTEKLILDTKQLVTSTVTGAKDVLTSTVAGAKDVVTSRVMGVMDMTKGAVQGSVELTKSAVSSGISTVMGSTVGQMVVSGMGSVLEKSEELVDHYLPMTDEELAKLATAVEGFETEQQKQQQSYFVHLGSLSAKLRHRALQHSLGKLQNASSSSQEVLAQLQCTLDLVENLKQGMDQKLQGGQEKLQQMWLEWSKKQPGGGKDLMPPETVESGTLALLQGLTQQLQSSCQPLVSSLQGLPASIQDTAGQVWQNVEELRAALTSAASLQDVTGSVLAQARACATKARQLMDELVEHVAHNTPLTWLVGPFAPSGQRLVDLEMQ; from the exons ATGGGGAGGGTTTTGCCGGCAGGGTGGcggtggggtgctggggtgaaGGGTGCcggcggggtgccggggcggctGGACTGTGAACCGCAGCCATGTGGCAGCGAACTTCGTCCTGGTTATCACCGCTGCGTcccgcagcagggctgggccTGGGGTATCCCCAACATTGCAGGTGCAGCATGGCCACAGCACCCCGTGGGGTGGCACCAGGTCCCCCAGACTGTCCGTCCTCCTCCTGCCACCGGCACCCACTGGGACCAGTCTGACCTCCACTGGGAGCA CACCGCCGTGGCCAGCAGCGAGCCCGGGATGGTGCAGCCcaaggcagaggagcagcag AGCATTGGGATGCGCGTGGCCAACCTGCCCCTGGTGAGCTCTGCCTATGACATGGTCTCCACCGCCTACACCTCCACCAAGGAGAGCCACCCCTACGTCAAGTCCGTCTGCGACGCCGCTGAAAAGGGGGTGAAGACACTGACGGCGGTGGCGGTCAGCAGGGCCCAGCCCATGCTCACCAAGCTGGAGCCACAGa TTTCCACCGCCAATGAATACGCCTGCAAAGGGCTGGATAAGCTGGAGGAGAAGCTGCCCATCCTGCAGCAGCCTACAGAGAAG CTCATCTTGGACACCAAGCAGCTGGTGACATCCACGGTGACGGGGGCCAAGGATGTCCTGACCAGCACTGTGGCTGGGGCCAAGGACGTGGTGACCAGCCGGGTGATGGGTGTGATGGACATGACCAAAGGGGCCGTGCAGGGCAGTGTGGAGCTGACCAAGTCAGCAGTGAGCAGCGGCATCAGCACTGTCATGGGCTCGACTGTGGGCCAAATGGTGGTGAGTGGGATGGGCTCCGTGCTGGAGAAGTCAGAGGAACTGGTGGACCATTACCTGCCCATGACGGATGAGGAGCTGG CTAAGCTGGCCACAGCCGTGGAGGGCTTCgaaacagagcagcagaagcagcagcagagctactTCGTGCACCTGGGCTCCCTCTCGGCCAAGCTGCGGCACCGAGCCCTCCAGCACTCGCTGGGCAAGCTGCAgaatgccagcagcagcagccaggaggtGCTGGCCCAGCTCCAGTGCACCCTCGACCTG GTGGAGAACCTCAAGCAGGGCATGGACCAGAagctgcagggagggcaggagaagctgcagcagaTGTGGCTGGAGTGGAGCAAGAAGCAACCAGGTGGAGGCAAGGACCTGATGCCACCAGAG ACGGTGGAGTCGGGCACgctggccctgctgcagggcttgACACAGCAGCTCCAGAGCTCCTGCCAGCCCTTGGTGTCCAGCCTCCAGGGCCTCCCTGCCAGCATCCAGGACACGGCGGGGCAGGTCTGGCAAAACGTGGAGGAGCTACGGGCAGCCCTCACCTCCGCCGCCTCCCTCCAGGACGTGACGGGCAGCGTGCTGGCCCAAGCCCGTGCTTGTGCCACCAAAGCTCGCCAGCTGATGGACGAGCTGGTGGAGCACGTGGCCCACAACACCCCCCTGACCTGGCTGGTGGGACCCTTCGCCCCCTCGGGCCAGCGCCTGGTGGACCTGGAGATGCAGTAG